Sequence from the Candidatus Paceibacterota bacterium genome:
GCCTTGCGGCCTTTGCTCGAGGAGTTTCACCGCAGCAAGGAGAGGTTCACGGTGGAGTTCCCGTTCCAGCCGTCGCGGCGGTGGCAGCAGTTCTTCATCAAGATCAAGAAACCGCACCTGTGCTTCCACTGCCTGCGGGTGACATACATCAACCGGCTGCGCCGGGCTGGGGTGCCGCGGGAGGCGGCAATGCGCCTGGTGAACCATGCGTCCGAGCTGATCCACCAAGTGTATCAGCGGGAGAAGGTGGAGGATGTGGCGCAGTGGCGAGATGCGGTGAATTTTCCGCAGTCGACGCCAGCGGTTGCTGCAGCGTAGGGCCGGACGCTCCGGGAGAAGTTATTCGCCGAGGTCTCTCGATGTTGGGTACGGGCCTCCGAAGGGGATGGGACTTGGGTCGAATCCGCCATCTTTTGTCGGGTCGGGAAAGTCTGCCGGAAATGTCGAGGCGGTACCGACGGTCTGTTTGGCCCAGGCCAGCCATTCGAGTTGTGCGGATGTGAGTAGTTGCGATTGGCTTTTCCAGTGCCGTTCGCACTGTTCAACGAACTCAAGCAGCGAGCAACAAAAGCGCCAATCTTCAGCAGCTTTCACCAGGTTGGCCCGGCGGGTCTTTTTGGCGGCGGCGAACTTCTCCCCCCGCTCACACCCGAGCTCCTGCGCCGGCCACATCGCTCCATCGCCCGAAACCATCGCATCTGCGAGGCGCTCTTCCTTGCCCGCTACATCGAGAAATTCGGCACCGGCACCCTGATGATGATCAAGGAAACAGCCGCCCACGGCCTGCCCGAGCCCCAGTTCGAACAAATCCGCACCAAACCCCGAAGGGGTTGAAGAAAGTAGCCCAGGGTCGCGGAGGGCTGCGGGGCGCCACCCTGGGATCCCGCCCGCCAATATGGTGCCCAACCCTGAAGGGGTTGCAGACATTACCGCCCGCGCCCGGCAATTCTTGGATGAAATCACCGCCGCCGAAGAACGCCAGTTCCCCTCCGTCGGCCACGGCACCGAGTTTCGTTACCGTTCGGCTCCTCAGCCCAAGCCGATTTCAGCATCTCAGCTTTCAGCGTTTCAGCATTTCTCCCTGTGCGGCACGGCCCTGGTCCACGCAAATGAGGTGATCCATGCTGCCTTCTTCCGCCTGGAAGACACCGCGCAGCCCGACCACATGGCCTCGCTTCGCCGCCGCCGTCACTATCGGGAATAAGGCGTGGTACCAGCCCACAAGCAGGTCATTGCATGCCTGACGTAAATAGAATACAACGCTCTCGGCAGCCGGAAATCGCCTGGTGCCCCAACCGCCAACAGGAACCAGGCGATATGCCGACGTATCCAGCCACGCAGTAGTGCGTAGGATACACAAGCCGACGAAATCAGATGGATTACCAGGAACTCAGACAGCTTACCGCCTACCCAGCAGTCGACCTGCTCAGGAGTGACAACGCGGCCATGGTCCTCGGGTTCCTGTTCCGTGCATTCAAGGCACATCACCGAACGGTGCTTCCGGAAGGACAAATCCGCGCATTGCTGGAAACGTACCTAGAAGAACTACGAGACGCCGAACCCGAACACTATACGATGGCGGCCGTTCAGTATCTCTCGATTTGGTGCGACAACGCCCACCAGTGGCTCCGGAAATACATGCTCGACGATTCCACTGAGCCCCTTTTTGAGATGACTTCCGGGTCGGAAAAGGCCCTGCTGTGGATGGAGCAACTGGCCGCCACCACCGAGTTCGTTGGCACCGAAAGCCGGCTCGACAGTATCTTCAAAGGCCTTGATGACCTCCTGAAGAACACCACCACGGACCCGACCTCCCGCATAAAGCAACTCGAAGCGGAAACCACACAAATTCAAGACGAAATCGACCGCATCCGCACCACCGGAGTCGTCCCGACCTACACGCCGGTTCAAATCAACGAGCGGTTTGCCCAGCTCCTCTCAACCGCTCGCGAACTCTTGGGCGATTTCCGGATGGTGGAAGACAACTTGAAGAGAATCGCCCAATCCATCGCGGAAGCCCATGCCAGGCCGGGCATCACCAAGGGAAACATCCTTGGCCAGATGCTCGACGCCGACGAGGCCCTGCGAAACTCCGAACAGGGCCAGTCCTTCTATGCCTTCTGGGCCCTGCTGCTCTCCACCCAACGCCAGCAGGAATTTCAGGACGCGCTCAAGAAGGTCATTGCCCTGAAAGACCTCAACGATAGGCTCAGGTCGAGCCCGCTACTCACCAACCTCGTCTCCCATCTCCTCACCGAGGGGGAGAAGGTTTTGGACTCCGGCCAGCGCATGGCCACCAACCTCCGCCGCGTTTTGGATACCCGCCGTGCCGCCGACCGTGCCAAGGTGCAGGAGCTAATCCAGGACATACAAGCGCTGGCCATCCAACTCCGTCCCAATCCTCCGGAAGAGCCCGTGTTCGATGTCCTGGAGTTTGAGAATTTCTTCAACGCCATCAGCCGGCCGCTTTGGCAAGCACCGCCCCAAATGACTGTCCTCGACCAAGTGAACGTGGCCGACGGCACCATCAGCAAGGAAGACCTTAAGGCGTTCTCCAATCTTCCGCACATCAGCCTGCACGAAATGCGGACGAACATTCGAGCGGTACTGGAAGACCACCAGACACAAACACTCGAGCAGGTTCTGGATCACTTCCCGCCCAAGTACGGCATGTTTGAAGTCCTCGGGTACCTGCTAGTGGCTCTGGCTGACCGGAAACACTACGTAGGCGAGGAAGACCAAGTCATCACCGTTGCTGCCCCAAAACCCACAAAATGGCGGGTTCCCCGTGTGCTATTCTGCCGATGAACACTGAATTTACACCCTTAGACTTCGTAAAGACGCGTCTTCTCAAAGAAGCGATCTACCGCAAAGACCAGGAGGATTGGGAGGTGCTCCGCACTAACCAAGACAAGGTAAATCACTTTTTCCACAGCCTGGGTCTCAGGCTCGTCATGGATGAAGCTGAGGGCTTCGCCTTCCTCGATCAAATCCAGATCGAAGGGGTGGACCGCGTGCCCAAACTCACCCAGCGCCGACAGCTTAGCTACCAAGCTACCCTGCTCCTCGTGTGTCTCCGGGAGGAGTTCTGCCGCTTTGACACCGCAGCCCCGGATGCTACGCGTCTCATGAAAACCGTTGGGGAACTGCAGGACCTCGTCTCCGCCTTCCTGAAGGAAAGCACAAACCAGGTCAGAGATATGAGCCGGATCTCCGCCGCAATCCAAAGGCTGACAGACCTCGGCTACCTCGAGAGAATCAGCGACGACCCGGAGACCTACGAAGCTAAACCGATCATCAAAGCTAAACTGGGCCCCGAGCAGCTCGAGGATATCAAACTTCGGCTCAGCAAGTATGCAAACCTTAATTCCGATACAAGCGACTGACGGCCAACCCACCCTGCCCGGATTCCGCCTGAAGCGCCTCGAGGTTCTCAACTGGGGCACCTTCCACGGAAAGATCGACCGCCTCATCGCGGACTGCCGCTGGACGCTCATCTCCGGCAGCAATGGAAGTGGCAAGTCCACTGCAGCCGACGCACTGCGAACGCTTCTCGTCCCGCCTTCCAAGCTTACCTACAACGATGCCTCCGTGGACCAGAAGCTTAGGAACACGAGAAAAGACCGCACCAAGAAGACCTACATCCGCGGGGCCTACGGTGCCTCCAGCCAAGAAGATTCCGCAACGGCGATCCTGCAGTTCCACCGATCCGAAGGCGAGCAGTCCAGCATATTGGCCGTATTCGCCAACGAATATACCGGCGCCGTCGTTACCTTGGCCCAAATCCTCTGGATGCAGAACGACGAGACTTATCAGCACTACCTCGTCGCGCGCCAGGAACGGACCATCAAGGAACACCTCACAAACCTCGGCGAAGGCCGCCAGTTCAAACGGCAGCTCCAAACGCATGGCTTCGAGGTGTTCAACTCATTTTCCGCCTACGAAGTCAAATTCCGCAGCTACTTGGGCATCCCCGGTGCTAGCGCTCTCGAGGTTTTCAACCAGGTCATCGGCGTCAAGGAAGTCCATGATCTTAACACGTTTATCCGCAAGCACCTCCTCGAGCCGACCAGGACGGGGGACTACATCCAAGCGCATCTCAAGCCTCATTTCACACAGCTCAGCGCTTGTTGGGAAGCCATCCAAAAGGCCGGCGCCCAACTGGAGCTGCTGAAACCGATTGTCGAGAACCACGCCAAGCTTATCGAGGCGGAGAAAGCCAAGGCAGAGCTCGAAGCTATTCAGGCGCTTCTTCGGCGTGCTTCTGTTCCTTCTCCTGCTGGAGGCGGATGGCTTCCTGTTTCTGGTGTTCCCGCCAGCGGCGCTCGGACTCGATGCGTTGCTTCTCCCACTCGATTTTTTGCTGCGCTCGAAGTTCCTGAGCGTCGAGGAAGTGTTTGCGGACCGCCCCCACGAGTTGAGCGAGCAATTCTTGCAATGGCAGTTTGTTGGTCTCGGACCACTTTTGAAGTTCTTCGCTGCTGTAGTGACGGGATTCTTTAATTGAAAAGGTGAGAAGCCCAGCGGGCTTGCCGGTCTGGCGAGGGTATTCATAACTTGGCGGATAGGTTCGTGAGCCATCCGGGCGTATAACATCCTCGGCGATGCTGAGCTGGAGCCTGTCCTGGCCTTTCCTGAAATGACCGGGGTTGCAAGAGCTTTGCGATTTGCGCCAGTTGATCCCCAGTGGTTCCAGGCTGCCGAGTATCACGTGAAAGGCCTTCCCTACGCGTTCGGCCAGATTCTTGGAGACCACTACTTCGGGAAGGTTTGGCTCCCTACGAAGCTCGGCCCGCTTGTATGAGTCGAGCCCGGCCTTGTTCAGCGCCGTGAGGAGTTCGGACGCCGTCTGATGTAACGGAGTTAGTCGGGTTGGGAGAGGGAGAGACTTCGGCATCGGGTTCCGCGCCTCTTTGGCAGAGAGCTCTTCACTTGTTAGAGGCAGCGGACTCTTTGGCGGGGCCTGACCGGCTGCGACTTTGGCCCAGTAGCCAGGCGAGGGGTAGGGCACGTTCAGCTTATTGCATCGTTTGGCGATGGTTACGTCTGAGATTCCGAGCTCGCCGGCGAGTTTGCTGGCGGGAGTGGACCAGACTAGATCGTGGAGTTCCTGCCTCGAATAATCGGAAAGCTCGCGTTTCTTGCCCATTACAGAGGATGGTATTGAAAGTGACGAAGAACGGGAGGGAATTTTGGTGTGAGTTGTTTTTACTTGAGCGAGGGCGGCGGGGGAGCAACCTCGAGCGATGATTCGGGAGCCAATCAGAGTCACACGTGAGGAGCTTCATCGATTGCTTTGGAGCAAGACGATGCGCAGGGTCGCTGAGGAGCTATGTCAGGATTGTTATGCCAGAGTGCCTCGCGGGCGGCGGTTGTGCAGTTTTCGGGGTCGACCGGGAACAAGCCGGAGAGGTCGTTCGGGACCGGACGGAACGGGTCGGCGCCGGCCCAAGCGAGGAGGGCAGTCCAGCGGACCTGGTTGTGCTGGACCGCGTCGCAAAGCGCGAGGGCGGCTTGATCGTCCAGGGCGGAGAATTCGGCGCGGAACTGGCGGTAGAATCGGAGCAGAGGGCGGGCTTTGATCGTGCAAAGTGCTTCAGCGAAAACGTTGTCGCGGTTTGGGTCTGTGCCGGCGCGCAGGTGTCGTTCCATCGCGCCGAGGTCGAGATCCTTGCAGCAGGTTTGGAAGTCCAACTGTTTTGCCTGGGCGCCGTGGCTGACGAGGAGGTCGGCGATATCGTAGCGCTTGCGTGCGCGGGCGAGGTCGAGGGCATCGGCGAGCTCGGGCGGGGACCAGCCGCCGGCGCGAAGGAGTTCTTCGACCATGCTGTGGAAGCCGGTGCGGATGGCTTCCTGGAGGAGCGGGAGGGTCTTGCCGGGGCCTTCGGAGGTCCGAAGGCGTTTGCCGGCTTTGATCCAATCCTGGAGGGCAAAGAGCTGGCCCTTATGGATGAGGTCCAGAAGTTGTTTGAGGTCTTCGGGGAGCGCGCGGCGACTGGTGGGCATGAGGTGTCCCTTGATGCGGCTCCTCTGGCTTACGACTGTTTCGGTGGCCTCCTTCGGGCCGGTTTGGGGCGCGGGGCGTTTGGCAAGCACCCAGCTCGTGCCGGGGCCGGGTGAGCCGTTTGAGCCCTTTGTGAGCCCTTCGCCGGGGCTGAGCCCTTTGAGCCGTTTGTGAGCCCTTTGCGGGCGAGGACGTAGTAGGTTCCCTTGCCCGTGTGGCCGATCTTCTCCAGCACCCCCAGCGAACGCAGTTGTTCGAGGTCCCGAGATGCGGTGGGTTTGGAGACAGAAAGCAGTTTCTGGTAGTCGCTGTTGTCAATGCGGCCGTGGGTTTTGACGAAGGTTAGCGCCTGCTTCTGCCGCTCGTTGAGCTGCAGTTCGGCCATGACTCTTTCGGTTAACCAGTCGCGCCAGATGGTGGTGATGAATTCGCCGGGGCTTTGGGGTCCACATCACCTTTGCCCTCTCCCCGGGGCGGAGAGGGTGGGGAATCGAGCAGGCCCTCCAGGGTGTAGCTGCGGACCAGCTTGGGATGGAGCCTGGCGTAGGCGGACGTGAGCGAGACGATGTCCGCGCCGGCGGGTTTGCCGCCGATGAAGGCCAGGAGGCCGACCTGGTTGGCGACGGGCTTGAAGATTTCGTCGCACTTGCGGAGGTCCTCATCCCTGGCTTTATACACGTCGCTCATGGCGGAGGTCGGGGACATGCAGCAGGCTTTGAGCTGGAGTTCGGCGACTCCGTTCCAGACTTCGCCCTGGTCGGACTTGGGGGCGCCGCACGATTCGAGGGACTGGTGAACGGAGCGGGTCTTCTTGGAGCGGCTCTTGTAAGCCATGACGTGGCCGGATTCGGCAAATGCCTGGGAGGCGTAGGACCAGCGACCCTGCTCGGTGCAACTGACGGGGATCTTGGTCTCTGAGACTTCTTTGATGAGGATGGACGTATTCAGGACGCGGTTCTGTTTGGCGCCGGCGAGCTCCTCGCCGTCGATGAGGAGGACGGGCTTGTTGGCGCGGTTGACGACCAGGAGGTCGGGAACCGAGCCGGCGGCGGAAACTTCAGTGATGGCGATGTCCCAGGTGGCGAGGG
This genomic interval carries:
- a CDS encoding DUF3375 domain-containing protein — translated: MDYQELRQLTAYPAVDLLRSDNAAMVLGFLFRAFKAHHRTVLPEGQIRALLETYLEELRDAEPEHYTMAAVQYLSIWCDNAHQWLRKYMLDDSTEPLFEMTSGSEKALLWMEQLAATTEFVGTESRLDSIFKGLDDLLKNTTTDPTSRIKQLEAETTQIQDEIDRIRTTGVVPTYTPVQINERFAQLLSTARELLGDFRMVEDNLKRIAQSIAEAHARPGITKGNILGQMLDADEALRNSEQGQSFYAFWALLLSTQRQQEFQDALKKVIALKDLNDRLRSSPLLTNLVSHLLTEGEKVLDSGQRMATNLRRVLDTRRAADRAKVQELIQDIQALAIQLRPNPPEEPVFDVLEFENFFNAISRPLWQAPPQMTVLDQVNVADGTISKEDLKAFSNLPHISLHEMRTNIRAVLEDHQTQTLEQVLDHFPPKYGMFEVLGYLLVALADRKHYVGEEDQVITVAAPKPTKWRVPRVLFCR
- a CDS encoding DUF4194 domain-containing protein, producing MNTEFTPLDFVKTRLLKEAIYRKDQEDWEVLRTNQDKVNHFFHSLGLRLVMDEAEGFAFLDQIQIEGVDRVPKLTQRRQLSYQATLLLVCLREEFCRFDTAAPDATRLMKTVGELQDLVSAFLKESTNQVRDMSRISAAIQRLTDLGYLERISDDPETYEAKPIIKAKLGPEQLEDIKLRLSKYANLNSDTSD
- a CDS encoding DeoR family transcriptional regulator, encoding MAELQLNERQKQALTFVKTHGRIDNSDYQKLLSVSKPTASRDLEQLRSLGVLEKIGHTGKGTYYVLARKGLTNGSKGSAPAKGSQRAQTAHPAPARAGCLPNAPRPKPARRRPPKQS